A segment of the Triticum urartu cultivar G1812 chromosome 1, Tu2.1, whole genome shotgun sequence genome:
CCCATCCCTCCCCGCATCTCAATCGCTCCATTCCGGTGGGGATTCCGGCCGGGATTCGGGTTTCGCCCGCCGGAACGGGAAACCGAAGGAAACATGTTGGCCGATTTAAGTTTGTTTTCCCCTTTGCCTTTGTGATGATGGTGGCAGGATCGACACCGCGGGCGTCATCATCCGGGTGAAGACACTCTTCAGCGGCTACCCGGAGCTCATCCTCGGCTTCAACGCCTTCCTGCCCAAGGGCTTCGCCATCAAGCTGCAGGACATCGACGGCACCGGCGACAAGAAGCAGCCCGTCGACTTCATGGAGGCCATCAACTTCGTCAACAAGATCAAGGCCAGGTTCCAGGCCCA
Coding sequences within it:
- the LOC125540804 gene encoding paired amphipathic helix protein Sin3-like 3, giving the protein MDVCFPLCLCDDGGRIDTAGVIIRVKTLFSGYPELILGFNAFLPKGFAIKLQDIDGTGDKKQPVDFMEAINFVNKIKARFQAQDHVYKAFLAILNMYRMHNKSIQDVYQEVATLFHDHPDLLEEFKHFLPDTSNAPQVLAAPKAVSAK